GGGGCGCGCGCCGTCGAGAGGAGGCTTCCGCGCGCGATCGTGGCCGCCGGTATGGTCGGGCTCGCGGCTCTGCAGGTCCTCGCGCTCGCATACTCGATCTCGCGACTCGGGCACACGTTCACGATCGGTGCGCGCGAAGGGGGCGAGTGGGTCGCCGCGAATCTCCCGCCGGACGCGGTGATCGGCATGAAGGACAGCGGGATCTTCAGCTACTTCGCCCAGCGCCGGGTGATGAACCTGGACGGGCTGACGAACAGCTTCGAGTTCGCCGAAGCCGTCTGCAGCGGACGCATGGAAGCCTTCGTGCTCGGCCACGGCGTCGAGTACATCGCGCAGCACGCCGTGCCCCATGGCGTCCGGGTCGGCGACTACGAGACCTACACGCAGCCCTATCCTTGCGGTCTGCGTGGCGGCCCCGACGGCGAACTCGTGCTGCGACGCGAGCTCGAGGTCTTTCGCGGAACGCCGTACAAGAGCAGCGCCGGGCGAGAGGAGCAGCTCGTGATCTGGCGCCTCGCACGCGCGCCTGCCGAAGAGACCGGTCCGGCAGCAAGCCCCTAGACCGGAACCGGCCGGAGCTTCCGCTCGCGGGCCGCTCGCCAGAGATCGACCCAGCCGGGATCCTCGTAGCTCGCGTCCGACCTGGCGCCGATCGCGTCGAGGACGGCCGAAACCATCGAACCGCCGGTGCGAGGATGCGCGCTGACGCTCCAGAATGGAGACGCGAGCAGGTACGGAACGACGAGCCGGCCCTTGCGTCGCGGACCGAGCAGCAGCCGGGCACCCGGAAGCGCTGCGTCGTCGATCAGAACGCGGGAGCCCGGCCCGAAGCGCGGCTCGAGCAGCAGGAACTCGCGCAGCGTGTGCGTCGCGGAGGGCACGGAGTCGAAGAGCGCGAAGTCCACCCGCTCGTGCCGCGCCGCGATCTGCGCCAGGCCATGGAGACTGTCGCCGGCGAGAAAGGTCACTTCGTCGAGTGGGTCGCCCGCGCGCTCGCGGAGCTCGTCGAACTTCCTCGGATCGAGATCGCACGCGTAGACGCGAGCGCCGGTGCGCCGCGCGACCTCGGCCAGCACGAGCGTCGCGGGGCCACAACCGGCCTCGACGAAGACGAGTCGCTGCCGCGGCTCGGGCCGCAGATCCCCGAGCAGCTCGCGAATCAGCTCGCCGGGATCCTGCGCCGGGCAGGCGCGCCTGAACAACCGTTCGGCGTACCCGCGCAAGGTCTGCCAGGGAGCTCTCATCGACATCGTCTCCGCGACCGTCTCGCAGCCCGGATTCTCTCCGCGACGACGCGGTGCGGCAACACCCGAACGGCGCGGCCCCAGTCACACGCCGTGCTGTGCGGCCGAAGCGCTTCGCGGTATGGTGGCGAGGTGACCGGTTCCCTGCCACTCCGAGCCGCGCCGCGCGCTCCTCGCGGCCTGGCCGTGCCGCTGATCCTTCCCGGCGCAATCGATCTGCCGAAGGACTCGCGACCGCGAATCTACCTGGCGCCGATCGAGACCCGTCTCGATCTGCGAATCCTGCTGGCGAGCCTGTCGCGCGCGGGCCTGCCGGTTCCGCGCTGGGTGCCGTCGACGCGCGCCAAGCTCGCCGACGAGACGCTGCGCGCCGCATTCCTCGCAGGCGAGCCGATGCTCGTGCCCCTCTCGCCCCCGCGCTCGGGCCCCGACCGGCTGGCCCGGCTTCTGGCGTTCGCGCAGCAAGCGGGCGTCGAGGTCGATCTGGTGCCGGCGGAGCTGCTCTGGGGGCCGGTGGAGCGACCGCCGTCGCTCTGGAACCTGCCCTTCGGCAACCCCTACGACCCGCCCGGCTGGACGCGCTGGCTGCGCCTGCTCCGCCGCGGCTACGCGCGCGTGGTGATCGGCGCGCCGGGAACGCGCACGGCGCTCGAGGCGGAATCCCGCGCGCAGGGCGACAAGCTCGCGCTCTCCACCTTCGTGCGCGTCCAGGGCGTGAAGGCGCTCTCCCTCGCGCAGCGGCAGGTCTTCGGCGATCGCTACAAGGTTCCCAGGCTGCTCGCGGAGCAGATCCTCGGTGACTCGAGCTTTCAGGACCAGATCGCGGCCGCGGGAGCCACTCAGGGACTGACTCGCGATGAGTCTCTCCTGCGCGGGGACCGCGCCCTTCGCGAGCTCGCGACCAGTCACAACCTGTTCTCGATGGAGATCTTCCACCGCTTCGCGCGCTGGGTCTACGGGCTCGCATTCGATCCCCACATCGACATCGACCCGGGCGAGCTCGAGAAGCTCCGCGCGCTCGGGCGGCGCGCTCCGCTCGTCTTCATCCCGTCGCACAAGTCCAACTGCGATCACATGGCGCTCTACTCGCTCCTGTTCTCGTCGGGGTTTCCGCCCCCGCATACCGCGGCCGGGATAAACATGTCGTTCTTCCCGATGAGCCGGATCCTGCCCGGAACCGGCGCGTACTTCCTGCGCCGGTCGTTCCAGGACGACCCGATCTACAAGGAATCGCTGCGCGGCTTCATCAGCACCCTGGTCCAGCGCCGCTTCCACCAGGAGTTCTTCATCGAGGGCGGACGCTCGCGTTCGGGAAAGCTGCTGCCGCCCCGCTACGGGATCCTGAACTACATCGTCGACGGGGCGCGCCGCAACGACATAAGCGAGGTGCTCTTCATCCCGACCTCGATCGCCTACGACCAGATCCTCGAGCTCGCGGAGTACGTGCGCCAGAACCTCGGCGACGAGAAAGAGGCCGAGAGCTTCGTGTTCCTGCTGCGCCAGATCCGCGCCGCGCGGGCGCGCAAGCTCGGGCGGATCCATCTGCGCTTCGCCGAGCCGATCTCGCTGCGCGAGTACCTCGACCGCAGCGGCGACGACCGACTCGTGGTCGAGAAGCTCGCGTTCCGGATCTCGAACCAGATCAACGCCGTCACGCCGATCACGCCGGTGTCGCTCGCCTGCTCGATCCTGCTCGGCGCGGGCAAGCGTGCGCTCGGCGAGGCGGAGTTCAGAGCGCAGGCCGCGCGTCTGGTGGACTACGCGCACGAGCGCGGCATCGACGTGACCCAGGAAGTCTCAGCGGGCGCGGAGTCGGCGCTGCGCTGCGCCACCGACGCGCTCGCCGGAACCGGCGTGATCGAGCGCTACGCCGGGGGCGTGGAGCCGGTCTACTACGTGACCGAGAAGGGCCGGCACGCCGCCTCCTACTACCGGAACACGGTGATCCATTTCCTGCTCGGCCGCGCGATCGCCGAGCTCGCCATGCGCGCGGCGGCCGCCGACGCCGCAGGCCGGCGCGACGCACGCGGCTGGGCGCTGCGACTTCGCGAGCTGCTGAAGTTCGAGTTCTTCTTCTCCGACCGCGAATCGTTCGCGCGCGAGTTCGAGCGCGAGCAACAGCGGCTCGCGCGCGAGTCCGCCGCGGGACTGACTCCGATTCTCGCCGGCTGCCCGAGAATCCTGCTCGACTTCATCGAGAGCTATTGGGTCGTGGCGGAGACCTTGCGAACGCTGCGCTCTTCCGGAGAGCCGACGGCGCGCTCGGTCGTGCTGCGCCGCTGTCACGAGCTCGGCCGGCAGTTGCTCCTGCAGGACCGCGTGCAGTCCCCCGAGCTGCTCTCGAACATGAACTTCGGCAACGCGCTCAAGCTGCTCGAGAACCTGGGCGCAGCAGAGAAAGACGGCGAGCGCTGGCGCGCGGGCTCGCCGGAGCGCCTGGACGAGCTGGTCGCCGATCTCGAGCGCCTGATCGCGCTCGCGCGCAGCTGATCGGCGAAGAGAGGAAGAGGGGAGGCACCGGCGACGGATCCCCCCCAAGTTCCTATCGCCCGCGCCTCCGCCCTCCCCTGAACTTCGATTGCGGGAAAGCGAGCCGCAATTACGTGTCACTGATCGGCAGCTTCGCTCCGAGCTTGAGCGCCGTCTCGTGTGGTCGGGGGCGGTGGCAGGCTCAGAACGTCTTGGCAAGCCTCGCCAGCGTGTCGCGCAGGCCCCGCTCGAGCGCACGGCGAATCAGCCCGCCGGTGCCCGGAACGAGCGGCCTGAAGTCGACCTTCCAGGTCACGCGCGTCCCCGCGCCCTCGCGGTCGAAGCGAACCTCTCCCGAGTGGTCGCGAATCGGCGCGCCGGCGACCAGGCGATAGGCCATGCGCTTGGGCGGATCGAAGCCCGTGATCTCTTCCTCGATCGCCATGCCGGACTGTCGGATCACGCGGATCGCGCCCAGCCCGTTCGGTGCGGGATGACCCTGCTGTCGCAGGACGACTTCCTTCACCCCCGCCCAGTCCACCCAACCCTGGTGGTCGGTGTACCGCGCGAAGACCTCCTCCGGCGCGGCCGGCACGAGCTCCGAGACTTCGATCTGCATGGACGGCCATCTTAGCGTGCGGTATCGAGAGCGCGACGGAAGGGGGACGACTCTGAACCGAGCGCTTCGGCTCGTGGCATCCGCCGCGCTGCTTCTGCTGCCGGTCCGCTCGGCGCAGGCGGGGCCCGACCACGCCGGTGCGGCCGAAGCGCTCGTCTCTACACCATTTCGCGTCGCGGGCGATCTGATCGGGGCGGCGGGCCTGGCGTCGGCTTCGCTCGTCGGGCTCGCGGGCGACGCGATCGCGCTCGTCGACGCGAACCGCGTGACCGAGCCGGTGCTGCGGGCCATCCCGAGTCGCTGCGTCCGGCGCGTCGCGCTGGCGCTCTCGCAGGGCTCGACCGGTCTTCTCGAAGGGCTTCGCGCCGAGGACGTGGAGCGCCTGCCGGAGCCCGACGCCGCGTACCTGGCGAACGCCCCCGGCGCGGGCCGGCTCGACACGCTGCTCACGGGGCTCGGATCGCTGCGGCTCGCGCTAGAGGACGCGCTCGCGGGTCCGGCGCTGCTGCTGCTTCGCGCTTCGGGCGCGCGCGGCGCGGCTGAACGGGTCGACCTGTGGCAGCGCGACGAGCGGATTCGCGTACTCGGACCGCTTGCTCAGGAGCTCGGCGCAGGCTCCGGATCGGCTACGCTGCCGCGGTGAGACCGGCTCCGGGAAGCAAGCGCGTCGAGATCGTCGGACTTCGCGACGGCGAGCTCGGGACCCGCCACGAGACGATCGCGGTCGAGGAGCCGCTCGAGCTGCGGCTCGACGGAGGGGCGCTCGCCGTCGCGATGCGCACGCCGGGGCACGACGTCGAGCTCGCGGCCGGGTTCGTGGTCACCGAGGGGATCGTCGGCGATTTCGGCGCGGTATGCGCGATCGCGCACTGCGACGAGACCCGCAACACGATCGAGATCCGCACCGAGCCCGGCGCAGCGGGCGTTCGCGCGCCCGAAGTCCGACACTTCATCGCGTCGTCGTCGTGCGGGATCTGCGGCAAGGCGACGCTCGACGAAGCGCGAAGGCTCGCGCCGGCTCTGCGCCCCGACGGCATGCGCGTGGGGCTCGGCGTGCTCGAAGCCCTGCCCGACCGCCTGCGCGCCGAGCAACGCCTCTTCGACGAGACCGGCGCACTGCACGCCGCCGCGCTCTTCGATTCGACCGGTGCGCTGCTCTGCGCGCGCGAGGACATCGGCCGGCACAACGCGGTGGACAAGGTCGTCGGCTGGGCCGCGCTCGAGAGCCGGTTGCCGCTCTCACAGACGATTCTTCTGGTGAGCGGGCGACTCGGCTTCGAGATCGCGCAGAAGGCGCTGGTCGCGGGCATCCCCGTGCTCGCGGCGATCTCGGGCCCGTCGAGCCTCGCCGTCGAGCTGGCGCGGGCGAGCGGCATGACGCTGGTCGCGTTCCTTCGCGGCGCGAGCCTCAACGTCTACGCGGGTGCGGAGAGAATCGCGAATCCGGATCGCGCTCGGGTATGATGGCCGCCCACAGCGAGGAGAATCCGATGAAGCTCTACGACAGCTCGATGGCGCCCAACCCGCGCCGCGTGCGGATCTTCCTGGCCGAGAAGGGCATCACGGTTCCGACCGTGCAGGTCGACATCGGCAAGGCCGAGAACCGCTCGCCCGAGTTCCTGGCCAGGAATCCGCTCGGCGGAGTTCCCGTGCTCGAGCTCGACGACGGCACGTTCCTCTCCGAGTCGGTCGCGATCTGTCTCTACTTCGAGCTCACCCACCCGCAGCCTCCGCTGCTCGGCACCGACGCGCGGGACAAGGCCGTCGTCGAGATGTGGCAGCGCCGGATGGAGCTCGGGCTGCTCTCGAACACCGCGGGCTGCTTCCGCAACACGCATCCCTTCTTCAAGGGCCGGATTCCGCAGGTGCCCGAGTACGGCGCGGTGTGCAAGGAAGCAGCTGCGAAGCAGCTGGCCTGGCTCGACGGCGTCCTGGCGAAGTCGCGCTTCGTCGCTGGCGAGCGCTACACGATCGCCGACATCACCGCGCTGGTCGCGATCGACTTCGGTCGCGTCTCGGAAATCCGCATCCTGCCCGAGCAGAAGAACCTGACGCGCTGGTACGGCGAGGTCTCCGCGCGCCCGTCGGCGAAGGCCTGAGAGCCGCCGGTCAGTCCGCGCGGAGCAGCTCGCGAACCGGCCCGCGAATCGACTCGAACCACTTCTGGTGTCCGCGCGGCGAGAAGTGCCCGTCGCGCTCGCCCCAGTCGGCGGGTTCCGGGCTCGCGCGCAGGATCGGCAGGAGATCGACGACCCGGTCCACGCCGGCCAGCGCCTCGAGCCTCGGAACGAGCTCGCGCGTGGCGAGATCCATGTCCACGTCGCCCGCGAGCGCGGGCAGCGCGCGCAGCAGGCGCTCGGCGCTCGGATCGAGCACCTGGCTGCGCACGGGAATCACGACCACCAGCAGCCGCGCGCCGTGCGCGCGCGCCGCCTCGGCAACGAGCCCGACGCCGCGCGCGGTCTCGTCCAGGTACGGCCGGGTCAGCTGCGACGCTCGCAGCGCACGGGGCGCTCCGTACAGGCCGACGTCGCCCGGGTCGCGCAGCCTTCGGATCGCGAAGCGCAGCGCCACGTACGCGTGCGAGCGCGACTCGAGCCAGGCGTTGCACGGGTAGAACCAGTCGACCAGCGCGTCCAGGGAGAGGCCCGCGGGCAGGAGCCGGAACGGCCGGCGCTGCACGTCCTTCGCGGGCGGCAGTTTTTCCGCGTCGTCGGTGAGGTCGTTGCCCAGGTAGAGCGAGAGGATCACCAGGTCGAAGCGCGCGCCGGGTTCGGCGAGGCGCGCGCGCACGGCCGCGAGATACTGACTCGGGCCCCAGCCCGAGACGCCGGCCACGTTCGTACACGCTCCGGTGTCGGACTCGAGCCGCCGCCAGACGGTCGCCTCGAACGGCACCGCGAGCGCCTCGACGTACGAGTCGCCCATCACCAGGATCCGCCGGGCGCAGTCGGACCGGGCCCCTTCGGAGCAGGAGACGCGATCCCCCGCGGCGTCGGTGCAGATCTCGACGTCGCGGTCGCCGGTGTTCGCGAGCACCCGCGCGTCCGCGGCGTGCTTCCAGCCGATCGCCTCGTCTTGCTGCCAGAGATCCGGCACGTCCTGTGCGAGCACCTGCGGAGCGAAGACCCGCACGCCGATCTCGAAGAGCGCAGACGTGAGTGCGCCGAGCAGCGCGAGCAGCAGGGCCGCGAAGCCGAGCCGCCGCAGACTCACTCGAACTTCCGCTCTCGCCACCAGGGGTAGAACGCGGGCATGTCGGAGCTCGGCCGCTGGCGGAACTCCGGCTTGCGCTTGGCGAGGAACGACGCAACGCCCTCGTGCGCGTCGGCGCTCTGGCCGAGCGCGTGGATCGCCCGCGAGTCGATCTTGTGTGCCTCCATCGGATGATCCGCGCCAAGCATCTTCCAGACCAGCTGGCGCGAGACGGCCACCGAGATCGCCGAGGTGTTCTCGGCGATCTCGCGCGCGAGCTCGCGCGCCGCCGGGAGCAGCGCCTCGGGCGCGTGCAGACTTCGCACCAGACCCGCTTCGTGCGCCTCGCTGGCCGGAAACACGCGCCCGGTGTAGGCCCACTCGAGCGCCCGCGAGACTCCGACCACGCGCGGCAGGAACCAGCTCGAGGCCGCCTCGAGGCAGATGCCGCGGCGCGCGAAGACGAAGCCGAAGCGCGCGTCGGTGGACGCGATCCGGATGTCCATCGGCAGCGTCATCGTCACGCCCACTCCGACGGCCGGGCCGTTGATCGCCGCGATCAGCGGCTTCTTGCAGTCGTAGAGGCGAAGCGTCACGCGCCCCCCGCCGTCGCGCCGTCCCTCGATCCCGACGTCGGCCGAGCGATCGCGTGCGTCGAAGGTGCCGGAGCCGGCCGACAGATCCGCGCCCGCGCAGAACGCCCGGCCCGCGCCGGTCACGATGATCGCGCGCACGTCGTCGTCGGCATCGGCGCGGTCGATCGCGTCGAGCACCTCGAACATCATGCGGCCGGTGAATGCGTTCAGCTTCTGCGGCCGGTTCAGCGTGAGGGTGAGGACGTGGTCCTCGACCGAATAGAGGATCTCCTGATAGTCCATGCGATGCCTCCTAATCCCGCCGTGCGACGTGTTCGAAGAGCGCCTCGGTCTCCGCGGCCCAGCGCTCGAGGCCGAAGACGGACGCGATCCGCTGGCGCGCGGCGCAGCCCAGCGCGGCTGCGCGCGACGGATCTTCCAGCATTCCGCGAATCGCGCGCACGAGTCCGTCCACGTCTCCGGTCGGGTAGAGCACGCCGGTCTCGCGCGGCACGACGACCTCGCGAACGCCGCCGACGTCGGCTGCGACCACCGGGATCGAGAGTGCACCCGCGCGGAGCAGGCCCGCGGGAAGCCGCTCGTGCCGCGACGGCAGCACCAGCGCGCAGAAGCTGACCAGGAAGCGATCGGGCTCTGCGCTCGGCCCCGCGAAGAACACGCGCCGCTCCAGGCTCCGGCGGTGCACCTCGGCGCGAAGCGCGTTCTCCTCGGGCCCGTCGCCGACGATGCACAGGCAGACGTCCTCGGGCAGGCGCACGAGCGCGGCGATCGCGTCACCGACGGCCTTCTCCGGCGCGAGCGTCCCGACCACGCCGATCACGCGCGCGTCGCGCGGCACGCCGAGCTTCGCCTCGAGGTCGATCGGCTCGGTCGCGCCCGGTCGCGGCAGCTCGATGCCGTAGTGGACCACCTGACCGATCGCGCGCCCCCAGAGCTCGGCGAGCTGGTCACGATCGGCGAGCGACGTGAACAGCACCTGGTCCGGCAGACGCTCGAGCACGAAGCGCTCGAAGCCCGTGCCCTTCCGGCTCGGAACCCGATCCAGCGTCGCGACGAGCGCGGAGCGGGTCCGGCGCAGCCCGCGCGCGATGGCGGCGGGCAGAAGCAGCTGCGGCGAGTGCGCGTCGATCAGATCGATCGAGTGCTCGCGGCAGGCGCGCGCGATGGCCGCAACGGCTCCGGGCAGATTCGGCCATCCGGGAACGCGCACCGCCGTGTGGCCCCGCGACGCGATCTCGTCGACGGCCGAGCGTCCGGACGCCCCGATCACCACGCCGTGCCCGCGCGAGCGCAAGGCGCTGGCAAGGCGGAGAACCTGCGCCTCGCCCACCTCGATTCGCGCACCGTCGATCAGAAACAGAAGGTTCAGAACCGCAGCCCCAGCCCCGTCGCGCGCCACGTCGAGCCCCCAACCCCCAAGGGCACCGATCGCTTGCTTCGCCTATCGCGTCAAGACTCCTCGAAGCGCCGCGTATTCTAGCCGGCTCGCGCGCCGAAGTGCGCGCGCGCGCGAAAGATCAGCCAGGCCAGCGCCGCGAAGGCGAGAAACGGCGGCACGCCGAAGAGCAGTCGCTGGCCCTCCGCCCGCGGATCCAGCGACGCCCAGACGAGCATCCCGATCGCGATCTGCAGCGTGTACAGCGCGGCCCACGGGTGCATCCACGGGCGCATCTTCCAGAAGCCCCAGGAGCCGGCGGCGTAGATCGCCCAGTGCAGCGGCTCGGTGGCCTTCGCCGCCCAGCCCGTGAGCAGAACGCCGAACCAGACCTCCTGGTCGTCGGCGACCGGCTTCCAGAAGAAGTCGAACGGCATGTAGACGAAGCTCATGAAGAGACAGAACGCGAAGAGCCCGTTCATCCACCAGGGCCGCGCGCCGAACTTCACCTTACGACCCCGTGCGCCGACGCAGAAATGCGTCGATCGCCGCGTTCAGCAGGTCCGGCGCGTCGAAGTGGACCATGTGCCCCGCGCCCGGGATCTCCACGCACTCGACGTCGGGAAAGCAGGCGAGCCGGCGCTGCAGCTCGTCCGGGGCCAGGTACGCCTCGCCCTCGCCGCCGCGCTTGGAGCGGCCGAGATCGCGCCGCCAGAACTCGCCCGAGCGAGCACCGTTCACCGCGAGCGTCGGCACGCGGATTCGCGACCACATCTGCTCCATCTGGCCGAAGTTGAAGCTTCCCCAGCTCGTGACCAGGTACGGGTCCCACTTCCAGCGCAGTCCGCCCGCCGGGTGCGGGCGCACGCCCTGCTCGGCGAGGAAGCGCGCGCGCCCCGGCTCGAGTCCGGGGTGGCTGGCGAGGATGCGCCGCGTGGCCTCGTCCACGTTTTCGAGCCGCCGGCCCTCGGGATCGATCTGGTCGAGTCGTTCGACCATCGATCGCGCCCAATACACGCCGGCTTCGCGACTGCCCTCGCCTTCCCACGGCGGCGGGCCGAGGCCCTCGATCAGCACCAGCGCGCCGAGCACCTCGGGAAACAGGCCCGCGTACTGCGCGGAGACCTCGCCGCCGAAGCTGTGTCCGATCAGCACCGGCCGGTCGAGCCCGAGCCCGCGCACCGCCGCGCGCAGGTCGAGGATGAAGTGCGCGAGCGCGTAGTAGCCGACGTGGTCGCTGTCGCCGTGGCCGCGCAGATCGAGCGATACGACCCGGAAGCGATCGCGGAAGTGCTGCGCGACCGAGTCGAGGCTCCAGGCCAGGTCGCGCATGCCGTGGATCAGCAGCATCGACGGGGCTCCGGGTGTCGGCTCGCCGTAGTCGAGCGCCGCGACCTCGATCCGGTGGCTGCGCAGCCGGACCGATGCCGGCTTCGCGGCCGCCGGGTTGACTTTCGCCTTGATTTCGCCTCTCATGGGGCCAGCGAGGAGATCGACATGAGGATTGGCTTCACCAGGGATCAGAGCCGTTCGAGCAGCCGGGAGACCGCGTCCGCCACCGAGTCGTGCGACGTCGCCATCTCGAGGTTTCGCAGCCGGCTGCGCAGCAGCGATTTCTGCTCGGCCGACAGGGACTCGGCGACTCGGTCGATCTCGTCGGTCACCTGGAGGATGTCTCGCGCGGGCTCCAGATCGAGCAGCCGCACCAAGAGCCCGACGTCGCTGGGCATGCCGTAGCACTTGGAGTACTCGCGGAAGGTGCGGAGCAGGTTCTCGGCCCCGTCCGCGTCTCGCAGCCGCTCTTCGAGGCGGAGTCGGCCGCGGTCGGCCTTCTTCCCGAACAGCCGCTCTTCGACCTTGCGGCGATAGCGCGCCGCCGAGTTGTGAGCGCGCTGGCTTCGGGCATCGCGTCCGTGGCCGCCAGAGCCGGCGCCGTTTCCGCCGCGCTTGCGCTCGGGCCTCTGGGCGGCGACGTGGCCCGCCGGGGTCTTCTCCTGATCACTCACGCCTGTGCGCTCCTCATGGGCGTCCCTCGACCGAGCCGGGCCGGACGAAGGTGCAGGTCGGATCCGGTTGCGAGGCATCTCGGCCCGATCTCGGGCGCTCCAGAGTCGCTACCGGTTCGGAGGCCGGGATTCGATTCGGACTCCGACGAGCGGGGCGGCCGTAGCCGAGCACCCCACGCCGCGTAGCATGCCTCATCCTCGCGGCGCTGTCTCGGCTTTCTTCGGCGGACCCGCACGGATCCTTTTGCGCGCGAGCTGCGTGTCGCGTCTAGAATCGGCGCGGAGGTCGACCATGGGCGAGCTGCGCGAGATCGCATCCGGATTGCTCTTCCCCGAGGGGCCGATCTCGCTCGAGGACGGCAGCGTCCTGCTGGTCGAGATCAAGCGGGGGACGCTTACGCGAGTCGCGTCCGACGGGGCCAGGACGATCGTGGCCAAGACCGGAGGCGGCCCGAACGGCGCGGCAATCGGACCCGACGGGAAGATCTACCTGTGCAACAACGGCGGCTTCGAGTGGCACGAGGCGGGTCCGTTCCTGCTGCCGGGAAACCAGCCGAAGGACTACGCCGGCGGCTCGATCCAGCGCGTCGACGCGAAGAGCGGCGCCGTCGAGACGCTCTACACGAAGTGCGGAGCGCATGCGCTGCGCGGGCCGAACGACCTGGTCTTCGACGCGACCGGCGGCTTCTGGTTCACCGACCACGGCAAGACGCGCGAGCGCGATCGCGACCGCGGCGGGCTCTACTACGCGCGGCCCGACGGCTCGAGCATCCGCGAGGTCGTCTACCCGCTCGACTCACCGAACGGCGTCGGGCTCTCCCCGGACGGCTCGCGTGTCTACGTCGCCGAGACGCACACCGGCCGGGTCTTCTGGTGGGACCTCTCCGCGCCCGGCCAGATCCGCCCGCACGCGTCGCCGAACGGCGGGCACCTGCTGGTCGGCCTGCCGGGGATGCAGCTGCTCGACTCGCTCGCCGTCGACGCGGAGGGAAACGTCTGCGTGGCGACGATCGTGAATGGCGGCATCACGATCATCTCGCCGGACGGGTCGCGGACCGAGCACGTGCCGATGCCCGACCCGCTCACCACCAACATCTGCTTCGGCGGCCCGGATCTGCGCACCGCGTTCATCACGCTCTCGGCCACGGGGCGGCTCGTCGCCGTGCCCTGGAAGACAGCGGGGCTGAGGCTCGCGTTCTAGTCGCAGCTCCCCGCGGTGCCGGCGGTGCACTCGAGCGGGCAGGACGGGCACTTCGGGCCGGCGACCTTTCCGGCAAGCCCCCGGTACACCACCAGATCGGCCGAGTTGATCAGCGCGCCCGACTGGTCGAGGTCGTATCTCGCGCACGGATCCGAGCCGCTCGTCCCGCAGACGTCCTGCGCGCGGCTCTTGCCGCTGCTGGCGCGGTACTGGGTCAGGTCGGCCGTGCCGACCAGCGCGCCGGTTGCCGTGAAATCCGCGTCGCAGCGATTTCCGTAGCCGTCGTGGTCGTCGTCCCGCTGGCCGCCCGTGAGCGTCGCCCACGGGTTTGTCACGAGGAAGTCCGCGGCCTCGCGCGGATTCGGAGCGGCCGTGCAGTTGTCGCAGGCGTCGCCGACCAGATCCCCGTCGCCGTCCGCCTGGTCCGCGTTCGCGAGCGCCGGGCAGTTGTCGCAGGCGTCGCCGTCGAGGTCACCGTCCACGTCGGCCTGGTCGGCGTTCGCGACGGCCGCGCAGTTGTCGCACGCATCTCCGACCAGATCCCCGTCGCCGTCCGCCTGGTCCGCGTTCGCGAGCGCCGGGCAGTTGTCGCTCGCGTCGGGGACGCCGTCACCGTCGGCGTCGGGCTCGGGCGCGAGTGCGCGGATCGCCAGGCTGTGGCTCCCGCCCGCTGCGATCGCGGTGGCGCCTCCGGTGGTTCCGTCAACCGAGGCCGGCGGCGTTGCCTGGCCGTAGAAGTTCCCGCCCCAGCAAACGACGGCCGCGCTCCCGCTCTGGATTGCGCAGCTCTGCGCGCTGCCCAACGCGAGCGCGGAAGCGGTGCCGGACGTGCCGTTCACAGAGGCCGGCGGTGTCGCTGCTCCGGAGCTGTTCGAGCCCCAGCAGATGACCGCGTCGGTCCCGCTCTGGATCGCGCAGCTTCGCGATCCGCCGGCGGCGACGGCGCTGGCGCTTCCCGCGACGCCGTTCACCGAGTCGGGCG
This Deltaproteobacteria bacterium DNA region includes the following protein-coding sequences:
- a CDS encoding SMP-30/gluconolactonase/LRE family protein: MREIASGLLFPEGPISLEDGSVLLVEIKRGTLTRVASDGARTIVAKTGGGPNGAAIGPDGKIYLCNNGGFEWHEAGPFLLPGNQPKDYAGGSIQRVDAKSGAVETLYTKCGAHALRGPNDLVFDATGGFWFTDHGKTRERDRDRGGLYYARPDGSSIREVVYPLDSPNGVGLSPDGSRVYVAETHTGRVFWWDLSAPGQIRPHASPNGGHLLVGLPGMQLLDSLAVDAEGNVCVATIVNGGITIISPDGSRTEHVPMPDPLTTNICFGGPDLRTAFITLSATGRLVAVPWKTAGLRLAF